The Bacteroidales bacterium nucleotide sequence GCTATGGGGCTGAATACCGATTTTGTAGATGCCATACCTACAGCTCTGATGAAGCCGCTGAGTGGAAGTGGCGCACGTGGAATGATGATAGATACGATGAAAACTTTTGGTGTTGACTCTTTTGCAGGTCGCTTGTCGTGTGTATTTCAAGGAGCTACCGATACTACTTTTTATATCATTGCTGTTTATTTTGGTTCTGTTGGAATTAAAAATACCCGTCATGCTATAGGGTGTGCTCTTATTGCAGACTTAGCGGGTGTGATAGCTGCAATTTTAGTTTCGTATTTATTTTTTCACTAAGCCATATAATAGCTTAAAACTCGTGTTGATATTTGTTCAAAAACTTGGCAAGTCCTCCCTCGGAGGTTTCGCGGTATATTTTGGGCAAATCGTGCCCTGTTCGTTTCATGGTTTCTACAACGGTATCGAAGCTTATTCTGTGCCGGCCATCGCCTAAAATGGCAAAAGCATTGTTGTCTAATGCTCGTGCTGCAGCAAAAGCATTTCGTTCTATGCAGGGTATTTGCACCAACCCGGCAACGGGGTCGCAGGTTAAGCCTAAATGATGTTCCAATCCCATTTCGGCACTGGTTTCGATTTGAAAAATTGAACCACCAAAAAGTTGTGTTGTGGCAGCCGATGCCATTGCACATGCAGTGCCTACTTCGCCTTGGCAACCTACTTCGGCACCTGAGATACTTGCATTTTTTTTAATAATTAGCCCGATAATGCCTGCTGTGGCTAAGGCCCTCAAGATTTTTTTATCTGAAAAACCATGTTCTGTTTTAAGATAATACAGAACCGAAGGGATTACTCCACTGCTTCCACAGGTCGGTGCGGTAACAACTTTACCACCACAAGCATTTTCCTCAGAAACAGCCAAAGCATAGGAGTATAACAAAGCTCGTTTTCGCATTGAACTCGTAAAACCATTTGCTTTAATATGAAAATTGGCTGCTTTACGTGGAAGTTTTAATACACCCGGTATAACACCTTCGTTTTCAAGCCCCCGTTGAATACACTCTTGCATAACAGCCCAAACTTCTGCTAAGTAATCCCAAATCTCATTGCTTTCAAACTGATCTACCATTTCCCAAATTTGAAGTCCGTTTTCGTGGCAATATTTTAAGATTGCATTCAAATTTTTAAAAGGATAAATATGGTTTATACTTTCAGCATCATCTTCTTCGCCCATAATGCTTCCACCGCCAATGCTATAGGCTTTCCATTGAACGACAGGTTCGTTGGTCTCGTTTAACGCTTCAAATTCCATAGCATTAGGATGTTTTTTTAAAAAAACGTCGGCACGCCAAACAATTTCGATAGGTTTACCTTTTTCGTCGAAAACATTTTTTATGGCAACATCGGTAAGGTGTCCCTTGCCAGTTGCTGCAAGACTTCCGTATAAGGTAACTCGATAGGCAGTGTAATTGGGATGTTTTTGAATAAATTGTTCGGCAGCTTTTCTGGGACCCATGGTATGGCTACTCGATGGACCATAACCAATTTTATAAATGGTTTTAATGCTTTCCATAAGGACTTGTTTTGAACAAAGCTAAGTAAATTAAAAGTAAAAACAAAACCGAAAAAAGTGAAGTTATATTTTTATTTTTTGACAATCATAAATTCTGTACGGCGATTAAGTGAACGTCCGGCTTCGGTATCGTTGGAGGCAACGGGTTTGGTCTCGCCAAAGCCTTTTGTAGCAGTGATGCGTTTGGGGTCTAAGCCATTTAAGATTAAATATTCGGCAACGGCTTTGGCTCTTTTTTCGGAAAGAATTAAGTTGCTGTTATCATCTCCTACATTGTCGGTATGTCCATGAATTTCAAAGCATACCGTTGGATTTTCGTTGAGGAATTCGAGAAAATTGTCCAATACCACTAAACTCGATTTTTCGAAAACTGCTGAATTGCTAGCAAAGTATATGTTGTTAATTTTTACAGTTTTACCTTCTTCAATGGGTTTTACTTCAAAGTTTACTTCAACGGGTTTATCTCTTTTGAGTTCATCGGCTTTTATGTAATTGGATGTAAAGGCATAGTCTTTTTTCTTAACCATCAAAATAAAATCGTCATTCGGTTTTTCAACGGGAATAACTACGGCATATTTACCGGTTAATTTATCGACCATTGCTTCGCTGGTTCGTTGTTCAGTAACATTTTTTATTACGACTTTAGCATCTTCGAGTGGATTACCTTCTTCGTCTTTTACCTGACCTTTATAGAAAACCACTTCGGTAGGACGAGCTTCGTTGTACAAGTCGAACGAATAAATATCATATCCTTTGGAATCGTTGAGTTTATTGGAAGAAAAGTATGCTTTTTTGCCATTAGTGCTGACAATAAAACCTATTTCGTCGTTTTCGGTATTGATAGGGTAGCCAATATTTTTAGGTTCTGACCATTTCCCATTGGGAAGCATTTTAGAGTAATAGATGTCGTATCCACCAACTCCGTAATGCCCATCCGATGAAAAATAGAGTGTTTTGGAGTCGCTATGAATATAAGGGCTTTTTTCGTTCCCGGGTGTGTTTATAATAGGTCCTAAATTTTTGGCAGGTAGCCAATTACCATTAGCATCTTGTTGAGACATCCATATATCGCTGGTTTGTGTTTCAGGGTTATCTAATTCAAAGCCAATATTGCCCGGACGGATGCTTGCAAAAAAGAGCATTTTACCGTCAGATGATATTGAAGGTTGACTTTCCCACGAACGACGTCCATTTATAGAAGCACCTAAATTGCGTAATTGACTCCAGCTACCGTCTTCGTAATCAGAAACCCAAATATCGCAATTGGGACCTTCGCAAATAGTAACATAAAGGTGGTTGTTGTCGATGGTGATGCTAACAGCTCCTTGGTTGTTGTTGGTATTTTGATTAAATGGTGCAGGCATGGGTTGGTTTGCCGAAAAAACTTCTTTGTTTTTGTCGCGAGTGGCTACTGTAAAAACATCGAATTTTTGAGTAGTACCAAGCTCGTTTACTTTATTTATGCGGTGGGTATAAAACATGAGTTCATCGTCGGGGCTTATGAGTGGCAGAAATTCATCATCGGGTCCGCTTACACCTTCTACTTTAATAGGATTAAAGGGAACTGGATGATTGATAAGGTCTAAATATACATCGATATGTTTCTTCATGTTTTGGGCTTCGGTTATTTGAGGAGAATTTTTGGCATTTGCTATAAATTTTTCGAGGTAAGGCTTAGCTTTATCGTATTTTTTTTCGTGGTAATAATAATATGCCGCTTCATAGCAGGCACGATAGTTGTCAATCGATGGGCACGCATCGGCAGCTTTAACATAATAATTGATAGCATTGTTTTTGTATTGGAGAGCAGAGTTACCATTTGTGGCTTGATTGCTTCGTTGCACATTAACATCGGCTAATATAAGATAGGCTTTGGCAAAGTTAGGGTCTTCGCGAACTGCTTCGGTCAATAGTTTATAGGCAAGCTCCGGATTCCTTTTTTGATAAGCTTCTTGCGATTGTTCAAAAAGCTTTTGGGCTTTTTTTTCGGGTTCGGGGCATTCTTGCGAAAAGCTTTTAAGCGTGCAAAGCAATGATATTACTACAACAATATTTGCAAGTTTTATTTTTTTTATCATTTTTATTTCTTTTTTGCTTCTTCAATCAGCTTGTCGCCTTTTTGTTTAGCTTCGTTTCTGATTTTGTCGGCTTCGGCTTTTGCTTGATTTACTTTGTTTTGCGATTCTTGTTGTGCTTTGGTTTCTATGTCCGAAGCTTTTTTGTCGGTTTCTTTGCGTATTTTATCTGCCGATTCTTTGGCTATTTTTTTAGCAATGGGACCTTTGCCTTCAGCTTCTTTTTCCAATTGTGCAGCTTTATCGTAGCCTTCTTTGCGAACTTGATCGGCAGTTGTTTTAGCTGTTTGAGTTATTTGATTGGCTGCATTTTGAGCTGCATTAACTAACTGAGTTGCTTTGGCATCGGCTTCTTTATATAATTTGTCGGCTTGTTCTTGAGCCTTACGAATTGCTTCGGCTTTAGCTTTATCTACTTCTTCGTTGATTTTTTGTGTAACTGCTTCTTTGACTGTTTCTACAGTATTTTGTGCCATGTCTTTTAAATTGAGTTTTATTTCGGGTTTGGTTAGGGTGCCGCCAATAAGACCTTTAACGGGAATTATATCGGGAGTTTTCAGATTTACGCCGTTTTGCTTTGCTAAACCCATCCATTGCCCAATAATTTCGTTGGCTTGACTGCCAAGTGCTTGTTTGGGAACGTTCATGAGCATATTGTAATGAAGTGTTTGGTCGAGGTTTTGGCTACCACTAAATTCAACAGGAATATTGCCCATTTTGGTTTTTACAGGTTCTATGGTAATATTGCCTTTTTCTATCTTGAATTGGATATTTAGGTTATCTAAGGTGAATTTTTCGTATTGTTTATTTTTCAAAAATTCAGCTATTTTTTGTCCTAAATCGCTGTTTTCAACCGTGATGTTTTTGGTACTTAATGTTCCTTCGGCATCTACGGTGTTCAGCATCGGATCCATAGTTTTGCTCATATTCAGGTGCATATCAATTCCCATAGATACTTTTCCCGAACATTTTTCGGCTATGGGAACCATCTTTTTAACGATGGTAAATGTGTTGTAGGTTTGTTTAATATCAATGTTGTCAATCTTTAGATTCATTTTAACATCGGGAAGAACATCGGTATAAGCATATTGGGCTGACATAGCCATAGAACCATCTAAGGTGTTGAATTTTAGATTTTCTAAGTTTAAGATACCTTCTTTCATGGTTATTTTACCAAGTGTTTGGGCGAGTTCTAAATTATCATAGAGCAATTGTTGGATAGTGGCTTGAAATGCAAAATCGATGTTTTTAGGAATAGAAGGAGCTTCTAATGCGGCAGTGTCGGCGGGCGTGGGAGTGGAAGTCGGAGCTTCGTCTGAACTTAAAAACTGATTGATGTTTAATGTTTTTGAATTGAGTTCAAACGAGCCTTTTAAAAGTTGGTCTTTGAATAAGTAAGCCATAAAGTTTTCGATTTTGCCTTTTAAATTTATGTCGCTTTGACCGATTTGCATTTGAAGGTTTTTCAAGTCGAAATATTTAGGCGATACTTCTGTTTGCATATCGGGTATAGCAACGGTATAGGGTAAATCGCTTGCTTTGTATTCAAAGTTTTGGAGTTTAAGGTAACCAAGTGCTTTAATGTCTTCGTATTTTTCGGCTTCTACTTGTGCCATATTGGTCTGGTATTCTATATCTATATCGGCAATTCCTTTCATGGTAACTCCTTGCATGGGGTAGAAGTTTTGAACCTGAGCTAAATCGAGTTTCCCCTTGATTGTTCCTTTTAAGTTGGCGTTTGATATGGGAGTGGAAACATAGAGAACTGCATCGAACGGATTGTTTGCCATATTCATATGGAATTTTTTCAAATCAATAATGGTGTGATCGGGGTTGCCATCTTTGTTGTCAACCGAGAGTTTAATGTTAATATCGTTTACCGAAGCAGGAAGGCTTGGATATTTAAAGCTTCCGTTGTCAACTTGTAAGTTTAAGTTGAAGCCGGGCATAAGGCTATCGTTGTATATACCTTTAACTTTTCCGTCGAATTTAACATTTCCGGTTGTTTTTACTTCTTTGAAATCTTGTAAATAAATAGCAGGAACCAACGATAATAGGGTTTTGAAATCGGTCTTTTCGGCAGCATAACGAATGTCGATGTCGATATCGTCTTTGGGCATGGCAACTTTACCATCGATTAAGAGTTTAAAATCGTTGATCGACAGTTCGTTTTTAGAGAAAGTAAATACGAAATTAGCAAGATCGGCATCTATTTCTGAAACAATTTTTACAACTGCTTTTTTTAAGTAGCTTATTCCATCGAAAGTAAAGTAAGAAGAGTCTATACTTGTTTCGGTTTTAAGTGTGGTGCGTTCATCGGTTAAATCGCCTTTGAGAAGAAAATGGAGATTTTGTGCAACAAACTTCATATTCATCGATTCGTCGTTGTAATTGATATTGGCTTCGTTTAACTCAACCTTTTTTAATGCTAAAGCAAAATGCGAGGTGGTGGTATCTTCGGTTTGTGTTGTATCGGTTGTTTCTTTAGCGATATCCCAGTTGGCTTTGCCATTTTTTAGTACAAGCAGATTTAACAAAGGTTGGTTAAGCACTATGCTTTTTATTTTAATTTGATCGCCAAAAACACTTATAAGGTCGAGCGAGGCGGTAAACTCGGGAAAATATGCCAGTGTGTCGCCTTCAAACTCGTTGGTGCCGACAACCGAAAGTTGATCAAGCTCAATGTATAAATTTGGAAATGTTTTGAAAATACCTATGCTGTAGTCTTTGAAATCTACTTTTGCATTTAAGTTGTTGTTTATTTCGTCTTTTACAAACTGAAGAATCTTATCCTTAAATATAAAGGGTAATACTATTATTAAAATAAGAAAAATCAGAAAACTGATTCCGCTGATTTTTAAGATTTTCTTTAACATAAGTCTCTGTTTATTTTTAAAGCGTAAAATTAACGAAAAAAATATGATTTTAGTTGGTGGGCTTGTTTAAATAATTTAAAAACTATGAGAAAATTTTCAACTTTAGTATGTAAAAATATTTGCTTGTTTATCGAAAATACACTCCTATAATACATTTGAAAATTGATTAAGTCTATATAGTATGTTAATGTAATGTATTGATAAACAAATATATGTTATATTAAATATGTAGTGTTGATATGGTTTTTAAAAAGTTTCTAATCTTTTTTCAGTTTTTTTTCATACCTTTAAGGCTACTAAAAAAAATGCTATGATATTGAAAATTGGCGATAAGGCACCTCATTTCGAGGGTATTGACCAAAATGGACAAACTATAACACTCGAACAATTTAAAGGCAAAAAACTAGTATTGTATTTTTATCCTAAAGATAATACACCGGGATGTACAGCCGAAGCCTGTAACCTTCGCGATAATTACAAAACATTTTTAGCCCAAGGTTATGCAGTTATTGGTGTAAGTGCCGATAGCATAAAATCGCATCTAAATTTTGCTCAGAAATACCAATTACCTTTTCCGCTTATTTCAGATCCCGATAAAAAAATATTAACAGCTTATCAAGCTTATGGCGAAAAGAAAATGTATGGTAAAGTAGTAATGGGTACTATTCGCAAAACATACATTATTGACGAAAATGGTATTATACAAGACATTATTGAAAAAGTAGATACTAAAAATCATTCTGAACAAATATTAAAATAAACATATTATGGAAAAAAAAGAAAAGCAAGAAAAACAAGAGAACTTAAAAGAAAAATTAAAAGCGTTACAGGCTACACTCGATAAAATTGAAAAAGATTATGGCAAAGGCTCTATTATGAAATTAGGTGATGAGAGCTTTGTTGCTGTCGATGTAATTCCTACAGGTAGCATTGGACTCGATGCCGCTTTAGGTATAGGTGGATATCCGAAGGGAAGAGTTGTTGAAATTTTTGGACCCGAATCATCTGGGAAAACTACCTTAGCCATTCATGCCATTGCTGAAGCCCAAAAATTGGGTGGCATAGCTGCTTATATTGATGCCGAACATGCTTTTGACCGAACTTATGCCGAAAAATTAGGCGTCGATTTAGATAATCTTTATATATCGCAGCCCGATAATGGTGAACAAGCTCTCGAAATAGCCGATAGCCTTATTCGAAGTGGTGCTATCGATATTATTGTAATAGATTCGGTTGCAGCACTTACACCCAAAGCTGAAATTGAAGGCGATATGGGCGATAGCAAAATGGGACTTCAGGCTCGTTTAATGTCGCAAGCATTGCGTAAATTAACCGCCAATATTAGCAAAACCAATACATGTTGCATTTTTATCAATCAATTACGCGATAAAATTGGCGTTATGTTTGGTAATCCCGAAACTACTACAGGTGGAAATGCTCTTAAATTTTATGCTTCTGTTCGTTTAGATATTCGTAAAATTAGCCAATTAAAAGAAGGCGAAGATGCTACGGGTAACCGTGTAAAAGTAAAAGTTGTTAAAAACAAAGTAGCTCCTCCATTTAAAAAAGCTGAGTTTGATATTATTTTTGGCGAAGGAATATCGCGTATCGGCGAAATAATCGACATCGGTGTTGAAAATAATATCATTAAGAAAAGTGGCTCATGGTTCTCGTATAACGATATTAAACTAGGTCAGGGACGTGATGCGGTTAAGCAGATTTTAACCGACAATACAGAATTAATGAACGAAATATCGGCTAAGATTAAAGAAATACTTACTGCCAAATAGAACTTTTTTCAATTTATTAACGAATGCGTAAAACTCAAAAAATGAGGGAAATAATTTATTTTCTTTTGATAAATCTATTAGTGTGGGAATGTACAAACAATGGTAATAAGTCTATTGACAAAAGCAATAAAGATACTCTAGGACTTATTGAGATATCACAGAAAATTCGCAAAAACCCTTTAAATGCTGAGTTATTTAACAAGCGAGCAGGTATTTATTGGCAATTACAACTTACCGATAGTGCCATAAACGATGCTAATATTGCATTGCGTTTAGATTCGATGAACGATGATTATGCCTTACAACTTGCTGAATATTATTTTAAGTCACTCAAAATTAACGAAGCAAGTGCTGTATTGCAAAATTTTTTAAAACGTAAGCCCGAAAGTTTAAAAGTACTTACTCGTATAGGTAAATATTATAGTTATTTAAAAGATTATAAAAAAGCTAAAGAATATATTGACAAAGCTTTGACTATTGACCCTCAATATGCCGATGCACATTTTATTAAAGGAGTTATACTTACTGAAACAAACCAGCCCAAAGAAGCTATTAAAGCGTTTATGGATGTTATTCAATTTAACCCCGATGATGCAGAAGCATATATGATGTTAGGCTTGTTAAATCAAGAACTTAACGATTCAATTGCATTGCAATATTACAGAACTGTTACTCGAATGCGTCCTAACGATCCCCAAGCATATTATAACATTGGTTTTTATTATCAAGAAAATAAAAATTATACAAAAGCACTCGAAACATATAATTATATTTTAAGGAACATTGATAAAAAATATTCTAATGCCTTTTTCAATCAAGGTTATATTTACATGATGTACTTAAAAGATTATGGTAAGGCAATGGCATACTTCGATTCTGTTATGCAATTGGAACCCAACAGGGTAGAAGCTGTATATAATAAAGGCTATTGTTATGAGTCGATTCACGATTATACTTCTGCACGTAGTATGTATATTAAAGCAAAATCATTGGTTCCAAATTACGAATTAGCTGTTGAAGCTTTAAATCGATTAGATCAAAAAAAATAATAAAAAAGTTATGAAAGCAGCATTATTTTTCTGTAGTTTATTATTAATGAGTTGGAGTTGTAACAAGCCTCAACCTTCAGAAGAAAAGTCATCTTCAACACAGGTGAATCTTTTTGATTCGTTGGCAAATCAAACGATCAACGAAACGAAGGTAACCCCAGAATTATTATGGAAATTTGGTCGTATTGGCGAATTTGATATATCGCCCGATGGCCAATGGGTAGTATATTCGGTAACACGCTATTCTATAGCGGCTAATAAAGGTTTTACCGATTTATTCGTTACAAATATAAATGGCGGTGAATCAAAACATCTAACTACTTTTGTCGGCAGTGAAATGAATCCTCGTTGGCGTCCCGATGGCAAAAAAATCGGTTTTATTGCAACTGAAAGCGGAAGCCCTCAAATGTGGGAAATTAACCCAGATGGTAGCGATGCAAAGCAAATATCAAATATTGCCGATGGTATCAATTCATTTGAATATAGCCCTAAAGGAGATAAAATTTACTATACCAAAGACGTCCAAATTAAGCCAACTTTACAAGAAATGTATCCCGACCTACCCAAAGCAAACGTATATATCGCGAATGAATTGATGTATAGGCATTGGGATCATTGGGAGGATGGGGCCTATAGCCACATATTTATTGCAGATAGAGTGGGTGATAGCTTAACCAATATGGTAGATATTATGAAGGGTGAACCATATGATAGCCCATTGTCGCCATATTTTGAAGCAAACGAAATATCGTGGAGTACCGATGGAAGTATGATTGCCTATACTTGTAAAAAACTTTCAGGTAAAGAATATGCAATTTCTACCAATAGTGATATTTATTTGTATAATTTGCAAACTAAAACTACTGTTAATTTGACCGAAGGAATGCCTGGTTATGATAAATATCCGGTTTTTTCACATAATGGTAAGTATTTAGCATGGATGAGCATGGCAACACCAGGTTATGAATCGGATAAAATGCGATTATTTGTTTATAATTTTAATACAAAAGAGAAAAAAGAACTTACTATTCAATTTGACCAGAATGCTACTGAATATCAATGGTCTTCTGACGATAAACAAATTTATTTTATTTCAGATATAAGAGGTACAAAACAAATTTATGTAGTTAATTTAGAAAATAGTTTTATTAAGCCCTTAACCTCGGGCATGCACGATATTACTGCCTTTAAGTTAGTAGCCAATACTTTAGTTGCGGCTAAAATGTCGCATCAAATGGCAACCGAATTATATAAAGTAAAAACCGAAAACGGTGCTTTACAAGCTTTAACTCAAGTAAATAAAAATATTTACGATAAAGTAGCGATGGGTGAATCGCGTGAGCATTGGGTAAAAACAGTAGATGGAAAGCAAATGTTAGTTTGGTTAATTTATCCTCCTCATTTTGATTCTACTAAAAAGTACCCGGCTATTCTTTATTGTCAAGGTGGACCTCAAAGCATGGTAAGCCAATTTTTTAGCTATCGTTGGAATTTTCAAATTATGGCAGCCAACGATTATATTATTGTAGCTCCTAACCGTCGTGGTTTACCAGGGTTTGGACAAGAATGGAATGCACAAATTTCAGGCGATTATGGTGGTTTAAATATGCAGGATTATTTATCGGCTATCGACGATGCTAAAAAATTGCCTTATGTCGATGCTGAACATTTAGGATGTGTAGGTGCTAGTTATGGTGGATTTTCGGTATATTGGTTAGCCGGACATCATCAAAAACGCTTTAAAGCATTTATAGCTCATTGCGGTATGTTTAATCTCGAAAGTCAATATGCAGAAACTGAGGAAGTATTTTTTACTAATCATGATTTAGGTGGACCATTTTGGGACAAAAACAATAAAATAGCTCAAAAATCGTATGCGAATAGTCCACATCGATTTGTACAAAACTGGGATACACCTATTATGATTATTTCAGGCGAAAACGATTTTAGAATTCCTTATACCGAAAGTTTGCAGGCTTTTAATACTGCACAATTACTTAATATACCAAGTAAATTATTAATCTTTCCCGAAGAGTCGCATTTTGTTTTAAAACCACAAAATAGTATTTTGTGGCAACGCGAATTTTTTGCTTGGCTCGACCAATGGCTTAAACCTAAAACGGTTCAATAAGGAGCAATAAAAAAGCCCCTTAATAGGGGCTTTTTTATTTTTTGCAAGTGCAAGATTATTTTTTCTTACCACCTTTTTTAGCTTCAGCAGCAGCGATAGAATCAGCTTGAGCTTTAGCAATGCTGTCTAAACGAGCTTGTTCAGCTTGAGCTTTAGCAATAGAATCTTTCATTAAAGAATCTTTCTTTAAAGAATCTAAACGAGCTTGTTCAGCAGCTTGTTCTTCTGCACTTGGGCCGCAGGCTACGAATGACATCATACCTGCAATCATTAAAAGACCAAATAACTTTTTCATAGGGTTTTAATTATTTTTAAAATTAATCGATGCAAAAATATATAGCTTTTTGATACAGTGTACACTTTCTTTAAAAAAAAATAAAAAAAATATTAACCATTGATTGTTAATTACTTAATAATATAATTTTCCCATTTTTGAATTAAATTTTTGAAGTCTGAGGGTAATTCTTTTTCAAAAAAAAGCATTTTTTTTGTCTTTGGATGAATAAAACCTAACGATTGAGCATGTAATGCAATACGCGGCATTATTTCAAAGCAGTTTTCAATGAATTGTTTAAATTTTGGACTATTACCAGATTTTATTATTTTATCGCCACCGTATTTGCTATCATTAAACAAAGGATGTTTAATATATTCGAAATGTGCACGTATTTGATGAGTTCTACCTGTTTCGAGTTTACATTCAATTAGGCTTACGTAGGTATAATCTTTTATGACTTTATAATGTGTAATAGCAGGTTTTCCATGGCTTTCATCAGTAAACACTGCCATTTTTTTACGATCTTTTAGCGACCTCCCAATATGACCCACAATCGTACCCTGAGCTTGATCGAATGTGCCCCATACCATAGCGATGTATGTTCGTTGTGTAGTTTTATCAAAAAACTGTTTGGCTAAATATGCATGAGCATAATCATTTTTAGCAACAACTAAAATTCCACTGGTATCTTTGTCTATACGATGAACTAAACCGGGACGAATGCTTTCGTTGTTGCTGAGTTCTTTGAAATGATATAATAAAGCATTAACTAATGTTCCATAATAATTGCCTTTTGCAGGATGAACGACCATTCCAGCTGGCTTATTGACCACTAAAAGGTCGTCGTCTTCATAAAGAATCTCTAAGGGAATATTTTCAGGAATAAGTTCATATTCGTTGGGCGGATAAGGTAATACAATCGAAATTTGATCATTGGGTTTTACTTTATAATTCGATTTTACAGGCTTGTTGTTTACTAAAATACAATTAGCTTCAGCAGCTTGTTGTATTCGGTTTCGCGA carries:
- a CDS encoding L-serine ammonia-lyase; the protein is MESIKTIYKIGYGPSSSHTMGPRKAAEQFIQKHPNYTAYRVTLYGSLAATGKGHLTDVAIKNVFDEKGKPIEIVWRADVFLKKHPNAMEFEALNETNEPVVQWKAYSIGGGSIMGEEDDAESINHIYPFKNLNAILKYCHENGLQIWEMVDQFESNEIWDYLAEVWAVMQECIQRGLENEGVIPGVLKLPRKAANFHIKANGFTSSMRKRALLYSYALAVSEENACGGKVVTAPTCGSSGVIPSVLYYLKTEHGFSDKKILRALATAGIIGLIIKKNASISGAEVGCQGEVGTACAMASAATTQLFGGSIFQIETSAEMGLEHHLGLTCDPVAGLVQIPCIERNAFAAARALDNNAFAILGDGRHRISFDTVVETMKRTGHDLPKIYRETSEGGLAKFLNKYQHEF
- the bcp gene encoding thioredoxin-dependent thiol peroxidase, which codes for MILKIGDKAPHFEGIDQNGQTITLEQFKGKKLVLYFYPKDNTPGCTAEACNLRDNYKTFLAQGYAVIGVSADSIKSHLNFAQKYQLPFPLISDPDKKILTAYQAYGEKKMYGKVVMGTIRKTYIIDENGIIQDIIEKVDTKNHSEQILK
- a CDS encoding OmpA family protein, producing the protein MIKKIKLANIVVVISLLCTLKSFSQECPEPEKKAQKLFEQSQEAYQKRNPELAYKLLTEAVREDPNFAKAYLILADVNVQRSNQATNGNSALQYKNNAINYYVKAADACPSIDNYRACYEAAYYYYHEKKYDKAKPYLEKFIANAKNSPQITEAQNMKKHIDVYLDLINHPVPFNPIKVEGVSGPDDEFLPLISPDDELMFYTHRINKVNELGTTQKFDVFTVATRDKNKEVFSANQPMPAPFNQNTNNNQGAVSITIDNNHLYVTICEGPNCDIWVSDYEDGSWSQLRNLGASINGRRSWESQPSISSDGKMLFFASIRPGNIGFELDNPETQTSDIWMSQQDANGNWLPAKNLGPIINTPGNEKSPYIHSDSKTLYFSSDGHYGVGGYDIYYSKMLPNGKWSEPKNIGYPINTENDEIGFIVSTNGKKAYFSSNKLNDSKGYDIYSFDLYNEARPTEVVFYKGQVKDEEGNPLEDAKVVIKNVTEQRTSEAMVDKLTGKYAVVIPVEKPNDDFILMVKKKDYAFTSNYIKADELKRDKPVEVNFEVKPIEEGKTVKINNIYFASNSAVFEKSSLVVLDNFLEFLNENPTVCFEIHGHTDNVGDDNSNLILSEKRAKAVAEYLILNGLDPKRITATKGFGETKPVASNDTEAGRSLNRRTEFMIVKK
- a CDS encoding AsmA family protein, with protein sequence MLKKILKISGISFLIFLILIIVLPFIFKDKILQFVKDEINNNLNAKVDFKDYSIGIFKTFPNLYIELDQLSVVGTNEFEGDTLAYFPEFTASLDLISVFGDQIKIKSIVLNQPLLNLLVLKNGKANWDIAKETTDTTQTEDTTTSHFALALKKVELNEANINYNDESMNMKFVAQNLHFLLKGDLTDERTTLKTETSIDSSYFTFDGISYLKKAVVKIVSEIDADLANFVFTFSKNELSINDFKLLIDGKVAMPKDDIDIDIRYAAEKTDFKTLLSLVPAIYLQDFKEVKTTGNVKFDGKVKGIYNDSLMPGFNLNLQVDNGSFKYPSLPASVNDINIKLSVDNKDGNPDHTIIDLKKFHMNMANNPFDAVLYVSTPISNANLKGTIKGKLDLAQVQNFYPMQGVTMKGIADIDIEYQTNMAQVEAEKYEDIKALGYLKLQNFEYKASDLPYTVAIPDMQTEVSPKYFDLKNLQMQIGQSDINLKGKIENFMAYLFKDQLLKGSFELNSKTLNINQFLSSDEAPTSTPTPADTAALEAPSIPKNIDFAFQATIQQLLYDNLELAQTLGKITMKEGILNLENLKFNTLDGSMAMSAQYAYTDVLPDVKMNLKIDNIDIKQTYNTFTIVKKMVPIAEKCSGKVSMGIDMHLNMSKTMDPMLNTVDAEGTLSTKNITVENSDLGQKIAEFLKNKQYEKFTLDNLNIQFKIEKGNITIEPVKTKMGNIPVEFSGSQNLDQTLHYNMLMNVPKQALGSQANEIIGQWMGLAKQNGVNLKTPDIIPVKGLIGGTLTKPEIKLNLKDMAQNTVETVKEAVTQKINEEVDKAKAEAIRKAQEQADKLYKEADAKATQLVNAAQNAANQITQTAKTTADQVRKEGYDKAAQLEKEAEGKGPIAKKIAKESADKIRKETDKKASDIETKAQQESQNKVNQAKAEADKIRNEAKQKGDKLIEEAKKK
- the recA gene encoding recombinase RecA — translated: MEKKEKQEKQENLKEKLKALQATLDKIEKDYGKGSIMKLGDESFVAVDVIPTGSIGLDAALGIGGYPKGRVVEIFGPESSGKTTLAIHAIAEAQKLGGIAAYIDAEHAFDRTYAEKLGVDLDNLYISQPDNGEQALEIADSLIRSGAIDIIVIDSVAALTPKAEIEGDMGDSKMGLQARLMSQALRKLTANISKTNTCCIFINQLRDKIGVMFGNPETTTGGNALKFYASVRLDIRKISQLKEGEDATGNRVKVKVVKNKVAPPFKKAEFDIIFGEGISRIGEIIDIGVENNIIKKSGSWFSYNDIKLGQGRDAVKQILTDNTELMNEISAKIKEILTAK
- a CDS encoding tetratricopeptide repeat protein, whose amino-acid sequence is MREIIYFLLINLLVWECTNNGNKSIDKSNKDTLGLIEISQKIRKNPLNAELFNKRAGIYWQLQLTDSAINDANIALRLDSMNDDYALQLAEYYFKSLKINEASAVLQNFLKRKPESLKVLTRIGKYYSYLKDYKKAKEYIDKALTIDPQYADAHFIKGVILTETNQPKEAIKAFMDVIQFNPDDAEAYMMLGLLNQELNDSIALQYYRTVTRMRPNDPQAYYNIGFYYQENKNYTKALETYNYILRNIDKKYSNAFFNQGYIYMMYLKDYGKAMAYFDSVMQLEPNRVEAVYNKGYCYESIHDYTSARSMYIKAKSLVPNYELAVEALNRLDQKK